A genomic segment from Flavobacterium sp. 9R encodes:
- a CDS encoding Crp/Fnr family transcriptional regulator — translation MKEALAHCNSCNNENCIIKKHLHLDKMKPFLDKKNSFLCKKSHQFIIEGAPMQGLYFIKKGKVKTIKTGINGREQIVRFTKDGDTLGFRGFGTSKRYLIGAYALEDTVLCNFSNEVMLEILHTVPEFTYDLMLFYAEELNKSENNIRKIAHMNVRERVIDSLLYIHRKFGQTDGTIDIALSRKEIADFAGTTEEQVTRMISSLKKEQLIATTGKRIGLLNITKLRTEIMDHKYI, via the coding sequence ATGAAGGAAGCCTTAGCACATTGCAATAGTTGTAACAATGAAAACTGTATTATAAAAAAGCATTTGCATTTGGATAAAATGAAACCTTTTTTGGATAAAAAAAATAGCTTTTTATGCAAAAAAAGTCATCAATTTATAATTGAGGGTGCTCCTATGCAAGGGCTGTATTTTATAAAAAAAGGGAAAGTTAAAACCATAAAAACCGGTATTAATGGTAGAGAGCAAATTGTTCGCTTTACCAAAGACGGTGATACATTAGGTTTTCGAGGTTTTGGTACCAGTAAACGCTATTTGATTGGGGCTTACGCCTTAGAGGATACTGTTTTGTGTAATTTTAGTAATGAAGTTATGCTCGAAATTTTGCATACTGTTCCAGAATTTACGTATGATTTAATGTTGTTCTATGCAGAGGAACTCAATAAAAGTGAAAATAATATTCGGAAAATTGCACACATGAATGTTCGCGAACGTGTGATTGACTCTTTATTGTACATCCATAGAAAATTTGGTCAAACAGATGGCACTATAGACATAGCGTTATCCCGTAAAGAGATAGCAGATTTTGCCGGTACCACAGAGGAACAAGTGACCAGAATGATCTCTAGTTTAAAAAAAGAACAATTAATAGCAACTACTGGAAAAAGAATAGGATTGTTAAATATAACTAAGCTAAGAACCGAAATTATGGATCATAAATACATTTAA